The window CAATTTATCATGACCTATTTTTATCTGTGGCTGACAGTGGTGGCTATGAGCCAGCAGAGTATTTTTAGAGCTCCAGCTTTTGACACCTCTGCCTCAAATATATTAGCTTCTCTGCTTCTGTGCCACTTGGGAAGCAATAAATCCTTCTGTGTTTCAATTCTTCTTGGCTGTTTTGTtagctttaaaacaaaaccagcactcTGTAATTAACCTCAGGTCACGTTCTAGCATGCAGTCTGATCTCAGCTTTAACTGTCTATTTAGCTGATGAGAATATAATGAAGGCATCTGTCTAATAATAGAACTTGAAGAGAGTCCTGGGTCCTTGCTTTTAGCCATTTTATTGGTTATTCCCCTTTGAACAAGCTGCTGAAAAATGATGGTTCCATTCCATTTAATTTGATATCCAAAGTCCTGTCTTGAGCACAGGCTGAAACACTCTGATTTAGGAGCAAGTCTGGCCCAATGAATTCAAAAGCCTTGTGTGTGTTCTATGCTTTTAATATCTCACCAATGTACTTGGCTTAGCCATAGTCCTACAAACGAggctccctctctgctcctgtcaTGCTCCTGACCCTGGTTTGCAGAGCTAGTGCAGTCTCCTTGAGCCTGaactctctcctcttcccaatCCCTTGCAAAACCATGCAAGGAGTCACATCTTATTTACCCTACCTAGCACTTAGGTAGCTGCTCTTTGTGACTGAGAATGATCTAGCTTGACCTGCACATTTCCTTCCAAGCCCTGGACTGGGGTTCCTTCCTCTCGTTGTACCCATGGAAGAAGATTAAGGATCaggcattcccagccccattaCACCAAGGACCCTCAGTGGCAGGCAGGATGATGGAGTATCCCAATGAATGTATTTGCAGAACAGCCCTGTTTGTGTGTGGTGCTGTGGCTGATGTTCCTGTGCCTGATAATGGGGCTGTCAGAACAGCAACGATGTTGTGGATTAACCCTGTCTGGCaactgagctctgcacagccactcactccctcctgcctgccctgggtgGCTATAACGGGGCAACTGTAAAGGgctttttattattgtttttactAAGTGCTCTTCGTCGGTTCTTTGCAAGCAGGAAACTGCAAACACAACTGACAAACAAATACTCAGATCAAAAGAATGTGAAGCAATTTCTCTAATGAAGAGAAAGGGCAGGTGATCATGTGTCAATGTTTCTTGTTTGCTACATAATGTGAAATGCTGAGATGGGAGGAAGGATTTTTATGAGCATTCAAATTAAACAGCTTTGGCTAAGGTGCTGTGGTCTGGTGCTGCATGCCAGTGAATTTTTCTGGCTGAGAGAATGTGACAAAAATTAGTTCCTTGTCTTTTTTCCTGGGCAGAGTCTGTTGGCAGGGCTTGGCAATATCTTATATAGCCAAAGCTGCCCTTCCTAACCTTGTTTCAGGAAATATTCAACTCCACAGAGATGGAGGAGTATAAAAAGGGTAAGGCAGAGAGGCAACCAGTGCAGCATCTGGGTTAGGTATTCTTAATGGACTTTAGACAGCCAGAGATCAGAGGAATAACTGAACAAATTCAGGGTTTGAAATCATAACAAGGAAGTGGGCCTGTCACGTACATTTGCTCTGAAATGTTGTCTATTCTTTTATCTGCTGATGTCCTGGTCCTGTCCTAAACTTGAATGCTCAGCTCCACAAGCCAGGAATGCTATATCTGTAAATTGCCAGGCCTAACACAACTGCAGTCCATGGTCAGGGTTTCTGATACTGCTGtggaaataaatcagaaagcaaCTAATAGGTGTTGTTCTCTTCTTTACTTCTTAGCTTTTAATTCTGGAGAGTGGAAAAAAGCCATAAGCTTCTGTTATAAAGACAGCACAAACTGGTCAGGTAGTAGGGTGAAAGACACTccaaaaatactaaaatttttcttttctcagataGAAAAGCTCTGCTTTTTCAGTTTAGCAGCTGTACAATATTAAAAGGTGCCATTTCAAGTTCCTTTTTAAATACAGACTAAGCTTAATCTAAACTGCAGATCTTATCTCAAAGAGGGGCTGCTATCAAGCAAGAACGGAAATGGAAAGAATAGTTACCATTTAATTCAAACTGCTTACCCCTGGGTAGAAAGAGTTGCAACAGCTTTCTCACCTGACCTTCAGATGAGCAGTGTGGCCACAGAGTTGTGTGAGGGCTGAGCACGGGGACATCACACAGGTACAGGTTGTTCCCAAGACACCACAAgcagtgtcctggcacagcAATGGCTACCCTAGTTAAGACACATACCAGGCAGGGCATCTAGATAGGAAGCACATTCAAAAGGTAAATTTTGGCCAAAATAATGCAGCTCCTATATTTGTGACCACATTTCCTTAACAGAGTGTCAAGCATCCTCTCTTCTAGGTGAGACTCTATTTGTGGTTGGATTCCCCTCTCCAAAGCAAGGATTCTCCCACTTCTATGCAgatcattttttattttcctatttgttgaaagctttcttttttctggtaAGTGAAATCTGGAGTTAAGTGATCTGTTACAAAAGCAGGCTCTAGTTCCATTTCCCACCCCTGCTTCCTGTATTTCTGAGCCCAGCATTTTCTGGGCAGTGACAGAACTGCTAAAAAAGCCCCACTCCTTATCAGTTGCACTACACTCTGTGATTGCTTTCAGGAAACTGAAAGCAGCCAGctctttaaaatgtgtgtgCTTGGGGAACTTCCACTCCAGCAACTTGCCTTGTAAATCTCCCTGGCAGCATCTATGGATATCACCTCACTTTACACACAGTTCTGGGATAGAAGGTCAGTCCTACCCATATCCTCAGTGTACACATAAATTcatatttcaaaatgaaaaaaaaaaggtttttaaaaagggaaatgcaTAGGTGTTTCTTTGATGTGTTTCCTGCATGGACACTCAACACTAAACAACTTTCTCTTAGGTATTCCTTCCTCTCAGAAATTTTTTgtacaatgaagaaaaaagtgtaTTGCTTAATTCATAATTAAGCACGACAGCTAACAGACCCAAAATATTCCTCTCTGCATACAGAAGTCTCTTGAGAATTTTGTTGGAATTGGCTTAAtaattttttgcttgttttactTCTCTATAACGAATAAGAACTTCCTTTAAAAGGTTTACTCAATTGCTTCAAGTGTTACAAAACTATCCTCCCTCATAGCTCTTTTTGAGCCtgaattttcctctctttttcttttcctttttcttttcctctttgtttttcttttcctttctcttttcttcttttcccctatTTTGTCTGACCATGCCATAGACCAGCTTTTGCTATGCTcaccccagctcagcagaattGGCTGATAGCTGAGTGGGATTTTACACAAGTGGTAAAGTAGGGCAAATGACACTTGGGCTGCTGGTGAGACTGGCTGAGGAATCACAGATTTAGAAACTACAGCACTTGTGTGGACAACATTGGGTTTCCTTAGGGTGGGACTTCTTTTTCTGTCATTacaaccaaaaataaaaagtatttttggaagACAACATCAAGAACCTTAAAACTGAAGTACAGAAGAACCCTGCAAAGAATGGCATCCAGGAAATTATTCAAACAAGGAGTGAAAACTATACAGAAGTATTTACCCtgcaaatattaatttattgGCTGTAAATATATTCATTGATTTTACAGTCTAATGTGGCTGTGTCTCGTGCACTAACAAATGTGTTTGATTAGAGTCAATATGCAGAGCTGAAAGTGAGTTTCCCATGGCACAGCTTTGCCAGATGACAGTGTTATTACTCCAGCTCTCAGCTCAGGAAATCACACAGCCAGATAACTGACTTCAACCTTACCCATTTCACCTGCCTTTAAACTTCACTGAAAGGGTATGTGAGCttattaattgcatttttaaaatacattccaAGGATATTCTGAGAAGTAAATGAtaataaaacaatgaaaactggTCTGTCTATAATTAACAGAACCTATCCAGTGTGTCACTGAGCAGCACACTGTGCTTGTTTGAACTCCTCTTCTGCCTGTGCCCCACCAGTGCCTGCTTAGTCTgctcttttttcactttttctgctAAGCAATGTAGCAAGTGCATCATCTGCTCACTAGACATAAATAAATGCACTGTGTTTTGTGGAAATGAAATGATCTTTAAAACCAGACTTGCAGAAAATTTTGAGAAGCAGTGCAAAGTACAAGAAGTGTGCTTATGCTTGAAGTTCAACTGACTGTCCAGGACACTGGAAAATTCAGGGAGTTTGACAATTTTATCACAATgtggaaaatgaaatgtttgtttgttgttcAAATGTTACCCTCTTGctaagaggaaaataaattgcttttcattttgctgccaagaaaccagaaaaataaCAAGTTCataatttcagggttttttcttcctccttgtgCTTCTTCCACACAGGTACATAACAGATTTGTGAAAATTGTCAAAAAGTCCTTCGCATGTCGCTTCCTGAGGAATAAGATAAGCTGTAAGGGATGAAAAGCTCTAGTAGAAGTTTACCATTTCAACTATCCCATTTCAACTATTCATCTGGCTGTGACACAAATGGGCCTTTACAGTAGaactgaaaaatgtatttcttcagACTTTTCCAAAACAGACACTGCTGCAAAGAGCATGGAATAAAATTTATTCTCTAAGAGAATATCTGCAGAGGGTCACACAGCCTGAATATCAGACCAAATGCCATAAAATTGGGGTACACCTGAATGGGCTTTGAAAATTGCGCATGTGACAGTCCACATTTTATCACATCTGTAATTTAAACTTTTGGTCCAAGTTAGGAACAGCAAGACCTAATTCTGTATAAACACTCAGTAAATGCTCATCCAAACTGTTGCCTATACCATTCTTCAAAGAAAGAAACCTGAAAGAAGCAAATAATGAGTATTATTTCTATTATAATGATAATACAAAATTTAAACAAGCCCATAGAAATGGCTTCTCTCACTGGGGAGCTGGACAGATGGATTGGCATACTGCCAGCTCTCCTATGTGGGTCTTCTGTTTGTactctgttttggttttgcaaacAACTGTAATAGTCTGTGCTGTGTGCACAAAGCTGCTATTTTTAATGGCAAACAAAtcataagaaaatatttaaacagtACAGAAAGTGTGAATTGAAAACTCTGAGCAGTACTgatgtgtgtgcacatgcatgAATTCAGATAAAATGCAcatcaaaaataaacaaacccagCCAGGCAGCACTACCATGGTGACCTTTCTGTTAGTAGAAATTCAAGCTCTGTGGTTTATTCTGTGTTTTAGCACTTTTGCAGCCATATCATCAAAAACTCTGAGTCACCCATGTTTGCAGAGGAAAATGTGAGAGAACACCTTCTTGCCACATTGTGTGGGATAGTTGTGGACATACTGACACATCCTGTTGACTGAAGCTGATCTCCCTCTCTGCCCTTTTGGGAactctttcttccttctgtatAGCCAGCACTGATGCTCATGATTCAAGGTCATAAAATGCatgaaatacacattttaattttttttttcccccctttagATGCAggaacttatttttctttactggCCATGTTTAATAGTCATGTTGCAGACACATGTCAGAAAACGTTCCTGGAACTTGACACCCTAGAGAGTGCCACTGTGTGGGTATGTGCAAAGACCAGATCATGTTCATAGCTGACCAGGGCCAGTTGTTTGCTTTATTCTTGTTTCTTCTGAAGAAGAAACCCCACAGACTTCAACATGCACTTTAATGTAAAAATTTGAAGCTTGACTTAAAATCCCTGTAAAGCAAATCAGTTGCAACTATGTCATAAGGTTGAAGTCAGGAACAAAAAATTCTCATAAATGTTTGAATGAATTATACAgcctgaggtgctgctgtggttttgggaaATGCAAAATCACTTGCTGAAAAATGTAAGATGGAAAATCATAGAGGTTTTGTTTCAGAACAGTTCTGGATTTCTACCTACATGGGATGTGTAGTCTTGCTCTGAGATATTGTTGATGTTTGAGGACAGATTTTGCCTGGGGAACAGGTGGCTATAGGCATTTGAAAGAAAggagtttaatttttaaagttttgctgGATTAAAAACCAATTTTTGCTAACTCATCTCTAGCATATTGTGAGTGGAGGTTATCTCCAAGCATCTTCAAGGATGTCCAAAGACATCCAAACTCAGGTTTAATTTTGGGAATCCACAATCAGGGTCTTCTACAGAGAACACTGTACCCTGGGGTCCATCAGCATTATTCATGCACAATGAATAGTGAATGAATAATGAATGGCCTCGTTTTGATGGGTTCCCCCAAATAATTTGCTCAGAGTGTGTCCATTCTGCATATTCCACATGTCACTCACCTCAAATGAGCTCCTCCAGGTCTGGTGTAGGCACAGGGAGTTGACAGAGACCAAGTTACCCTGTGCTTGGCCAGAAAGCAGAACTTGTTCAAAACTCAGCATGGCTGTAGCTGATGAGCTTCCACCAGCTGTGCTCCCACTGTCCAGGTGCCACCCAACTCCAGCACAgaccctccagcagctctgctctgggtaGGTGTGAGCCCAGCCAGTTTGGTGTCTAATGATGCAGGACCTTGGTTTACAAAGTTCATCAAAGGccacagagggacacagggctTGAGAGTGACCTTTGGTTTTCAGTATAAACCATTTTATTGCAAAATTTGTACTGTATAAAGTAAATAGCAAGTTATTTTACTGCAGATGGAGATGGATTTTGATACTGGCTGTTTGCTCGTTTTTCAGATTTACTGCTTCAGATATCTCTACCTGAGCAAGTTTttgtggagcagctctgcaaggctccctttgctggccctgggcagatGCAGGGCTCCCTTTGCTGGCTGTGGAGAGATGCTGGTTCTTAAGACCTGTTTGAGACATCCCCTATGGACTGAGCACAAGCCCAGGAGGATTGTGGAAAATATCTGCATGGCAGATCTCTATTTTTCATCCAGAGAATCCCACCCCAAGTGTGTGCTCCTGATTTATGTGGTTTGTAGCAAGGTCCTCAGTGTGGCAGGGAGGCCAGTCCAAGTGTGCAGCCCCTCACAGTCCCTAACTGTGGTGGTGAGGGAGAGGTGAgatgctcatcttcctcctgaGGAGGAGGCTGATACTGCACCAAAACTGGGCTGCCAACCCTCTGCTCCCAAGGGATATCTGAAAGAACAAATCTTGAGCAAACAGACAattaaaaaatctgatttttgtgTGTTAGTCACCTTGTGTACCTTGAAGGAGAGGCTGGTTTCTACTGGTGAGCAACTGGTTGTACCAGTCACACCAGGACATAAACCCTTTGTTTTGAAAAGGTGTTGGCATGGAGGTGTGTACTCCAGATACAGGTGTTTGCTAAAGGATAGCTGCCCCCTGGGTGTGCAGCCACTGACTGGAGGGGACAGATGCATAAAgaaccccagcagcagagcaggctccatCCTCCAAGAGAGCCCTgaggctgtgcctgctcaggAGAAAGCCAGGCTCCAGAAGCAACATGTCTCAGCTGGAAACTGCAATGGGAATGACCATCGCTGTCTTTGACCAGTATGCAAGGACTGATGGCAACAGGCAAACCCTCAGCAAAGCAGAACTAAAGACtctgctggaaaaggagctCCCAAATTTCCTCGAGGTAAGAGAACAGCACCATTCTGTGCAGCAGGTTCAAGAGCAGCCTGCAGAAACTGTTTTTAGTACATTTTTAGGAGCATTATATCCAAAAATACGCAATGGTTTGTAGCAAAataggaaattttaaaaagactttGCACAAACTCTGTAAAACTGGTTTAATATGCAGGGCCATTCCCTGTTTGCTAAATTCATCACTTGGGATATCAGGGCAATAGATCTGATTTAGTTTCAACTTCAGAATTCACTTACTTCCGTTTATTCCTGGATTTATCATCTCACTTCATGCTCACAACTTCTGTGAAGGTAGTTGTGCTGTCAGCAATTGAGGATCTTGAGTGCAGATGGGGAATCTCtctaaatatttattcatttacCTTCTCTAGGTATTTACACTGCCTTCTCAGTATGCTCAACAAAATGATGCATAAACCAGAACAACAGATGAACTCAAAGCCAACTGTTTGGCATTTGTCTttaacagcaaaagaaagacCTGGATATATATTGTACAACATAGATTTGCATGTAATCATAAAGTGCATTTCAATAGGTATTCAAAGTGCTTAATATGTTCTAGCAAAAGCTTTAGCTGCCAGGGAGACAGTTtcaattgttttttaaaatttgtttccattcactaaaaaatccagaaaacacTTCTAAATACATTGTTCTTTCCACATTGGAGTAACATTCCTGCTGTTTTGTTACTGTTCTAAATGTTGCTGATTTGTTACTGTTCTAAATGGCAAAAGTCTAGAACCAAGTGCTCTTTGTGTGGCCCTCAGTTTTTGCATCCAGCATTGCTCAGTTTTATAACAACTATTTCAGGAcactgcagccaggagggcactTGATACAATTCAGTATCTTTCCATGCAAACTTTATGAATTCATAATATAAAATCCATGCCTGCTGGAGCTATGTGTCACAAATTAAAGAGATGCAATATTCAGAATGAGGACCTGGGTGGCTCAGGGGGGAAATATTCCAATGTTTCTGAGAAATCTGTGTAAGACAGATGACCCAACAGCATCACAGAAGGGTCCTGCTCCTGAGCATGGAGCTGTGTGGTACCCACAGCACTTCCATGTACGGAGAAACtaaaccaacaacaaaaccacaatTCTGTGCCCGCGTGGAAATTCCCCAGACACCGGGCATTTGGTCTAAATAAGGCTGGGGAGCCACTGCAGTAAGCAGCTACCAGATGGAATGATGCTCACAGGTCTGTCTTGACTGTGCTTGGTGGCCTGGCACCACTTCTTCCAGTTCCTCACAGCTGATCTTACTGGTTCTACCTATTTCCTGAAACTGATGGAAAAACTAGAATTTTCCAGGAAGATAATTAGCTAATTTCCCTCTTATATTCTCaggttttttccttgcagttaTCAGTTTGGCAAGACAGGAACATGGAATATTATtggtttaaatttatttaaaatactggcATATAAATGTGgggggttgggttggttttggttttttgtttttgtttttcctagaAGAGGTGAGACTGGAATATAAGTctgacttcagaaaaaaagttctACCTGCAGTTGCCCACCTATTATAtccatattttttcatttgctagAAAATCTAGGGAACGGTGTTTTCTAATTACTCGTGTATACTTAGAACTGGTTACAGCTGATACAGATCAAAACTTCCTGGAAAGATCTTGAATCAATCAGGTATAAATATCACAGGACTGAAGGACTGGACTCAGTTATAAAGAATTTCCAAAAAAACAATTTCCATTTTTGCATCTCAGAAACAATTCAGATGTTACAACTTGTTCATATAGTTCACtgaataatttgaaatatttatttataaatttaaaacCATGTAATTTGcgaattgaaaattaattaaacctTCCAGACCCATTCATCAGTCAAATCTAAGGAAATTGTTCAATTTTTAGTGATTTTAAAAGGTCTGTATTTAAACTGAAATGTTAAATTACAGGATGAAAAATTTTGTTAATTAGAACATGATCAAAAAATGCCTTCAGATTTAAATTTAGATATCAATAGTTTTAAATTGGTggaattttttcagaagttGATATAATTTCTTTCTAGTATTAtaccagggtttttttcctcacctACGAAAGCCACACGATTGTTTTCTGGCTTTAACAGGTCTGTACTGCCGTCTCCTGTTTCATGTTAAAATTGCAGCTTCGAAAATCCCTGTGGGTTATCAGCACCAAAAAGCCCTCCTGtaagcttcttttctttttcatttattttggcaaaagaaaaaaagaaaaaaaataaaacagaaaaacccaccaaaaaccaaagcCACGAACAAACACTTTTAAATTTGATTATGTGTTTCTTAACGTCAGCCTTGAGATGTAGTGGTtccacagaagcacagaatatgctgagttggaagggactcacaaaGATCATTGGGTCAAACCTCTGGCCTtacacaggacaccccaagagtcacactgGGTGCccgagagcattgtccaaatgcttcttgagctctgtcaggctggtgctgtgaccccttccctggggagctgttccagtgcccaaccatcCTCTGAATGatgaaccttttcctaatatccaacctaaacctcccctgtcacaacttcaggccattccctggggtcctgtcactgtcaccacagagaagagatcagtgcctgccccacCTGTTCTCCTCACagggaagctgtaactgcagtgaggtctcccctcagtctcctccaggctgaccagaccaagtgacctcagct is drawn from Haemorhous mexicanus isolate bHaeMex1 chromosome 4, bHaeMex1.pri, whole genome shotgun sequence and contains these coding sequences:
- the S100P gene encoding protein S100-P isoform X3, yielding MSQLETAMGMTIAVFDQYARTDGNRQTLSKAELKTLLEKELPNFLEVCTAVSCFMLKLQLRKSLWVISTKKPSFWEGQECY